gactcaaatgattcacaaacttgtTCTAAAgtctcaaatgattcacaaacttgtTCTAAagtctcaaatgattcgcgaactcgttctgaagttccgatctgactcaaatgattcacaaacttgtTCTAAAgtctcaaatgattcacaaactcgttcTGAAATCTCAAATCATTCGCGATCTTGTTCTGAAgtttcaaatgattcgcgagcttgttctgaagttccgatctgactcaaatgaatCACAAACTCGTTCTGAAATCTCAAATCATTCGCGATCTTGTTCTGAagtctcaaatgattcgcgaactcgttctgAAAGCCCTGATTTGACacaatgattcgcgaactcgttctaaagcctcaaatgattcaccaactcGTTCTAAAgtcttatgaattattatatttatataattattggtCTTTTTGAGACTGTATGCTGTTGCTATGTTATTTTCGTACATTTGATCATATCTATCATTAACTCCGACAGACAGAACGATGCtcttagaacaagaagtacttcttagTAAATGTGCCTTTTAAAGTTTGTCAAACATGCAAATTAATAACACTTTTGTTCACGAGCTGAGACATGAGTAATGTGTTCTTAATCAAAATTAGACATATAAGCGACCTATAGACTTCCTGTACTGTCTGGTTTTAGGGTATAAAAAGTGCTAAACCTGCACCCATTGCAGATCAGACTTCACACTTCTTACTTCTTCTTTCTCTCCGCTCTCTATCTTTTACTCTTATACTGGGTGCACCTAGACAGTCTtatatttctattagacttacttctctcagatttgactagctttgaatttgactttgattttaattctaatttatttaattacactTTATTTGATCAGATTGACAGATGATTTGATTATTGACAACTTGGaattaatgtttatttcttttaatcaaaattacattaTTGGAACCAACAGTCATTAATAATGTGATTCTTGTTATTGCTGCTATTTTTTAATTGTGGCATTTATTTTCATACTTAAGGATATATATAACTTTTGaaaactttgaataaatttataACCTTTTTAACCCCCACCCGTCTGACATGGAATCAATCTTTTTTTTGCATCACTTTCTGAAGTCacaatctgactcaaatgatttgcgaacccattcTGAAGTCCCGAATGAATATgaagaaactgttttttttttttttttactttttattctttAATAGAAAGTAGGAACACATTGATATGCAGATGGAATCTTTGTAAAGTAGCACGTCTTATCCcaagaataaatgttttttaattaatacagtaaGTCAGAATGGTCTCAGAAGACAGAAAGGCACTATTTATAATACAAGGAAACAGCATCCAAACAAAGAGACTTGAACTGAACACAAACTCgtataaaaatataattgtgtCTAAGGACAGAAGAGAACTAACAAAACAGCTTCATTTTGTTCTCAAACACATCCGTGTGTTTGACATTCAACAGctgaagagaaaaaaacaaaccAGGCACATCAAAATCTCAAACGGCATCAGAAGCTTTCGATACAACTTATGTTTATTAACAAAAGAGAAAGCCACTGAAAACAGATTTCAATCCAGTCAAAATGCCGTTGCGTGACACTGATGAAGGTCTGAGCGGGAACTCACGATCCGACCATGTCATAGACGTAGATGTGATAGTCATCATCAAACTTGATGAAGTAAATGGACGGTTTGGCCTGAACCTGCTGGATGACGGTGCCCATCCTCTGTGTGCCATCTGTATTCATACACTCCACCTGCTTCCCAACCAGTGTGTCGCACACTTCACCCGGCTCTCTGAACTCCGCCGAATCATCTGATGGAGGAAAGCCTTTATTAATAACCATTCAGACATCTCAGTCCTGCTgcacaataaaatattttagacTGATTCATTACAAGGAATTGGTTacagtcatttgttcatgagtcaaactctgttcacactgtagtcattagACTGATTCAGATTGTGAGTTTGAGACTGTTTGAGTCTTTTTGACTGATTCACTACAGTGAATCATTTTAGAGAGTCATTTGTTTATGAGTCAGACTCATAtgttcacactgtagtcattagactgattcaaattgtgagtttgagactgtgtgtgagtctttttgactgattcattacagtgaatcattttagagagtcatttgttcatgagtcagACTCAACTGTTCACACTGATTCAGATTGTGAGTTTGAGACTGTTTGCAAGTGTTTTGACTGATTCACTACAGTGAATCAGTTAGAGAGTCATTTGTTTATGAGTCAGACTCaactgttcacactgtagtcattagACTGATTCAGATTGTCAGTTTGAGACTGTGAGTTTTTTGACTGATTCTCTACAGTGAATCATTttagagagtcatttgttcatgagtcagactcatctgttcacactgtagtcattagACTGATTCAAATTGTGAGTTTGAGACTGTTTGCAAGTGTTTTGACTGATTCATTACAATGAATCATTttagagagtcatttgttcatgagtcggactcaactgttcacactgtagtcattagACTGATTCAAATTGTGAGTTTGAGACTGTTTGCAAGTGTTTTGACTGATACACTACAGTGAATCAGttagagagtcatttgttcatgaatcaaactCAAATGTTCACACCGTAGTCATTAGACTGATTCAAATTGTGAGTTTGAGACTGTTTGTGAGTCTTTTTGAGAGCTCTTTTTCTTCATTACAGACCGGCCACCCGATACACCACAAACTGATCAAAACAAAATATTGGTTTATTTGCTAATGCATTTAGTTCAGATTTAATTTACATACAATACAGGTGAGGATCTCACCTCCAGTGTCTTTGGAGCGATGCTGATTCATTACATCAAGTTGGTTAGAGAGTCAtctgttcatgaatcagactcaactgttcacactgtagtcattagactgattcagattgtgagtttgagtctttttgactgattcattacagtgaatcattttagagagtcatttgttcatgagtcaaaagcaactgttcacactgtagtcattagactgattcaaattgtgagtttgagactgtgagtctttttgactgattcattacagtgaatcattttagagagtcatttgttcatgaatcaggctcaactgttcacactgtagtcattagACTGATTCAGATTGTGAGTTTGAGTCTTTTTGATTGATTCATTAGAGAGTAATTTGTTCATGATTCAGACTCCCCAAAAAACCTTTCAGTGATCAGTTAAATatccattttgtttttaattttaagaaTCTGATGAACCTTTTTTTGCATCTTTAgtggttccatggatgttcaaaatTCTTCATCAAACCGATGAAGTCAGTCAGctttatttctaagagtgtaCTGGCTCACCTGAATCCGGAAGTATCCGAAGGTCCCCGTCTTTATAATCCTGCATCAGCTGGTACATGTAAAGCATGGGGTCTTTCTCATACGTTATGAAGAACCACGCAGGCATGCTGGGAGCTCTGGAGAGCACCAAACCCTTCCATTCATCCTTCGTGCCATCGTCTGTCTCAAACAGGTGAACCACCGGTTGTCCCAGCAGCTGGTCCGCCAGACGGGTGTCGCTGACCCGAAACAAGGCGATTTCTCCAGGCGAAATCTCCAGATTCTGAACCCTCTCATCTTTGAAGATCTCCAGGCCGTAGACGCAGTCCACTCCATCGTACTTGATGAGGTAGAGAGATGAGTTGACTGGGACTTGGACTAGTACCGTCCCTGTCCACCAAGACACCGGACTGTAGATGTCTTCTTTCCACTTGTGTTTTATTCGACAGCCCACAATGCTTTCACTAAGAGACGCGGAGACAGGACTGCAGTGTTTGTGTCTGATGAAACACACAAGAAAGGGTTAAAACAAGAGGAACAAGCTTTCATTTGGTCATTCTAGCTTTGACTGTTTCTACAAGATTGTTTTTCTACAAAAGACTCACTAGTGTATTTTTTTTCAAtccaaaactaataaaaaaacacatttttgttaactaaaataaCGTGAGATAAGAAAAACATTATTTAGTTTTCATATTTAGTTCCCGAGCGTCTTTAGTAACAAATAGCTTTAGTATCAATAGCAAAAATCTTCTATACTTACTAAAATAAAGCTTTCATTTGCGCATTCTAGTGTTATTATCAatagtaaaaactaaaattagatatgaaaaactaaacaaaaactaacaATATTGTCTtttaactaactaaaataaaaataaaaacatgttaactAAATTTAGTTTTCATATTTAGTTCCCAAATGTGTTTTGTATTAACACTGTAGCTTTAAAAATCcagttattaaaacattaataaataaaaagtttaataaaatgaattaatattttaaaattaatttaattaaataaaaagtttaataaaataaaacaagatacAAAAACTAACACTGTTGTCtttaaaactaactaaaataaaaataaaaacacgttAACTAAATTTAGTTTTCATATTAAGTTCCCAAATGTGTTTTGTATTAATACTGTAGCTTTAAAAATCCTCTACAGttactaaaacatttttgtttctaGTTGGCAGTGATtcgaaaattaaaaatgaataaaaataaatttgttttaATAATCAATATATCTCAATTTCTCAGTTAATAAATACATCCAGAACTCTAACCAGAATCtttattcagttttcatttagccaaatttttattttttttatttaatattattaaactataatgaaaaaaaactaaaataaaaaataattaatttgctTATTCTAGACTCACAGAACCAAACAGGTACTCATCAGTGTTATTATCAATAgtaaaaactaaatctaaaataaaataaaactaacattaTTGTctttaaaactaacaaaaaaacaacaacatgttaACTAAATTTAATACTGTAGCTTTAAAAATCTTCTAcagttattaaaacatttttgtttctaGTTGGCAAATTTTTTGGAGGAGGATTagcaaaacaaaaactgaaattcaGTAATAAAttgaaagaaaaataattaattaattaaaaataaaattaaataaatatttattttacttaaataaaaaaggttttattaaatatgaaaactaacaaaacattttgacgattacaaaaacaaaaactaaaattcagttaacaattgaaaaataaaaaataatgataataaaataaacaaaaaataaaaaataaaataaataaaaataataaaataaaaatataaaaataaataattaaaataattaaataaataaatatatatattttttttttaactaaatataaaaactaacaaaatgtTTTGAGGATTACCAAAACGAAAATTGAAATTCAGttaaaatttgaaaataaaaaataaaattacataaataaatattattgtttatttaaataaaaaaaagtttttattaaatataaaaactaacaaaaaatttTGAggattacaaaaacaaaaactgaaattcagttaaaagttgaaaataaaacaaaattaaaaataaataaaaactaaaactaaatgaataaatattattgtttattttatttaaatattttttttttattaaatataaaaactaacaaATTTTTTTGAGGATTACCAAAACGAAAACTGAAATTCAgttaaaatttgaaaaaaataaaaaaataaaataaatattgtttattttatttatatatatttttttattaaatataaaaactaacaaaaatttcTGAGGaataacaaaactaaaactaaaattcagtaaaaaaaaatgtaaaataaaaaataaattaaataaataaatagtattttttattttatttaaataaataaaatagtttttattaaatataaaaactaacaaaaaaatttGAGGAttaccaaaaatgaaaaattctgtaaaaaatgaaaaataaaaaatattatttaataattataatttattttatttaaataaaaaagtttttattaaatataatttatatttaatatataataatagtaattatatatatatatataatgacatTGATACTCACTTGTGAGAGCTCTTTTTCTTCATTACAGACCGGCCACCTGACACACCACGAACTGATCAAAACAAAACATTGGTTTATTTGCTAatgcatttagtttaatttacatACAATACAGGTGAGGATCTCACCTCCAGTGTCTTTGGAGCGATGCTGATTCATGCGGCTCCTGTACGGACACTCCATCAGCTCCAATCAATTCAATATCTGATGATCCTCCTGTTGGAAAACACACTGGCTACATCAGAAAATCTCCTGACTGCCATAGCTAGACATTTTGAGCATGCACTAATGAAAAAAGCAGTAAAAATGTTACTGTACCATggtattttttaaagtaatttggAGTACAGTACAACACAACAGTATTAAAAGTTAAACCTGCTGATGGTGCATTAGAATCAGCAATGTGCATGAATGAATAAGTGTTTATGAGAAACCACATCaacgttttaaaagtaaaaatgaattaaaCTCCAGTAAAACACAATgtaaacacacacttacacacctcccacacacacactcaagcatataaacacacacacatacacaactcACTGTCCGGATCGCATTGCAAACGTGTGTCTCGCTTTTTTTACTCTGTTCTGGCTTTAATATTACACGATATCtacaaataaactaaataattCAGCAGAAGTTTCCCTCGAGAGCGCGTTTCCACCGCACAGCGCGGGAACGAGCAGACGCGTGAGCGCGCCTCATTCTACACAATACAAACACGCACACGTGGTATAACAGAACTCAATATTTTATGTCTTTGAAATGACACATTTTCTAAATAGATacaaaaaatgattattttaatcAGTTGTGTTTCATATGTTCGTATCGAGCTAAAACAGCATTTACAGAAAAGCTGTTTGTATCAATGCAAAGTATTTTGAAATACGAATAGCTGTCTTGTTTATTGTGTTCTACACAACTGTATATAATCCTAGAGAGAAATCAAGTGAGAATgaattaatttgtgtttttataatttaaaaaaattattaaacaatttttaaattaaaattaaattaaactgtttTTTAATCACCTGTAGCGCCGCCATTATGAATAGAAAAATCTATTTAAGATTAATCCAATGCATTTAGAAAATCTCTCACTACGCTGTTTTGTCAGTAATAAATTGTATTTGACCCTTCAcctccaaaaaataaaatacaatgaacGATCGCTGAATATTTCCATATTATTATCATTTCGAATCTACGATGTATTCAGTGGAAGACTTTTAGTTTGAAACTGACGCCCGCAAGCGGAAGCCGGAAGTTGGTGTTGAGGAATGTTCATGTTAGAAAGTGGAAGCGAAAAGCGTTAGCGAGAGCTGCTCGAATTGAAAACAGCTTGGTTTATTAAATCTGATCAGGATGATTGGGATGTTGATCAATATGTGAGAGTCAGATGGAAAACATGCTGATCAAACACATCAGAGTGAGTAATGTCATCTCAGCACACACAGGATTTAACGTTAACTCAGTGTTTTTACTTTTACCGATTATAATCTGATGATGATAATCGAAGTGTTTTcgttgtttgttttaatttttcgtGTTTTTGGGCGATTCTGATGATCTGTTTCTTCGTTTTGTCTGTTTATATATGTCACATGGTCCATATGGATAGATATAATGTCAGATTAAAGTTCATGATTTTGAGGATTTTTCTATTTAACCTTTAACCTTTCGTTTATAATGTGTTTATATTCAACGCTAATCTTCCTCTGAGTTTATTCTCATGATGTGAGTCTGATCTGATCATTGATTGTGTTATAAACACACCTTCATCATTCCTTATGGACTGTCATGTACCTTTCTGTTGTATGAATTATATTTTGctggtgtgtatatatatatatatatatatatatatatatatatatatatatatatatatatatatatatatatatgtatacaacagtgttggagaaagttaatttaaaagtaatgcattacaaatattgggttactccctaaaaaagtaactaattacgttacttagttactttttatggaaagtaatgcgctacgttacttttgcgttactttttaaatctgggcagggcttgcttgtttgtttttaatataaaaacttatatttgtgtcaaatgtaaaagcttttcacggcaaaagcctcaggcttagagaaaagtaaattgacgtctgtagagtagaccgcagaagaacaaatgttaactcttcagcaataaaaaaaaaggaaagcaaATGTTAGatcatcttgagtaatttttgcttattagtatggacgaattggatcatcgaaggtcggcagcaaagacatcggttaataaaatgggattaaatacatacaggatatttgtattatttaacatacttAATTATgccaggtttgcattgaatttcagtgtttttattcattttgaagaacactgtatctgttttttagtgagtgagatgaattaatgcatgttcacatttattctagaactaaagtaacatcttactcacaatttctctcaacatggggacaggagagcttttaatcaataaatgaggggaaagtAACAGGCGTTACTTATTTgcaaaagtaactcagatatgttctcgtcaattaaaaagtaatgcgttactttactagttacttggaaaaaataATATTCTGACGTGACATGCATTTCTTGTAATGCATTACGCCcaacactgtatatatatgtgtgtatatatatatatatatagtgcattAGACTGTAAAGGTGTATATATTGTGTTTGTTGTGTTGCAGCAGCGCAGTGTCGGCCGGGCGAAGGTGGCCCATGCAGTGGTGGTGATCTTCATGGAGTTTTTCGCCTGGGGTCTCCTGACCACCCCGATGCTGATGGTGAGCGTCAAACACACCATTCTGAACCTAGActgatttttaatagtttaattaagAGGGAGAATGATCTGCGCtagaattgaccatatgcacggataacttccttgttttagtcaagccagctcagtcatttttGGTCAACTGTAGTGAGCCGTAATAGGAGTGTcctttgctcgttttctctacataatccatttaCAATCGAAAAAAGTTTTGCTTGTCTAAGAGGACTAAACATCCCTGTATAGcgttttaaaaaatgacaaacatGAGTTTAAAAACATTCACGAGTAAATGGGCTAAATATGCGCCAGTCataaaaaaagagctgtgcatgaAATGATTCAGAATAAATTCAGAGTAactaaactacagcagtaacacgtctgtgttaaatataggctatttaatagctttcacattcaagataaagcttaaaagatgtagatattaaattatatgaaatatttcagattcttattgagtgcattatttcattctcataccataaatatttaacttGTTTCATTTGTAGTGAacaataagtatttaaataattcacccttataggatgtttgtgtctgagcttgatgaccttctgcacttgctatactatatacttcagtgcggtaaaagtactacaatttattatactagtaacttcataataaataaataataaatattgatcctctgctgccatcaaCTGGGTATTTgggtcatttcatgtcattttcatcttaaaaaaaatagttttctgtgaaaagacattttttttccatgtcgtctttataatgaaaagtgaattttattgcacagctgtagagttgaaaaataataatttaaaaatgtgttcatgactataaaAGAAAGTTACTAATtttcaagaatacgattaagagcACTCCGTGCATTTGGTCAATTAGATACAGAGAaaaaagtttacagaatctgccaaatgttaattatttgaccaaaataagagagatcttacaaaatgcatgttgatttttatttagtactgacctgaataagatatttcacatagaagatgtttacatgtagtccacaagagaaaataatagttgagtttatataAAAGATTACAtctgcttgattcttaatactgtgttgttctctgaatgatccacagctgtgtttttgtttagtgatagttgttcatgagtcccttgtttgttctgaacagaaaaatccttcggttttccagcatttttgtgtatttgaaccctttccaacaatgactgtatgatttagagatgcatcttttcacactgaggacaactgagagactcatatgcaactattacagaaggttcaaacactcactgatgctccagaaggtaaaaacatgcattaagagccgggggtgaaaacttttggaatttgaagatcagggtaaatttaacttattttgtctttctgGGAAACATAAGTATTTTCTATTGATTCTGAAgtgcagtgctaaatgaaaaaatatgatatttaggcaaaatacgaaaaatgtccacatctccattctgttcaaaagttttcacccccggttcttaatgcgtgttttttccttctggagcatcagtgagtgtttgaaccttctgtaatagttgcatatgagtctctcagttgtcctcagtgtgaaaagatggatctcaaaatcatacagtcattgttggaaagggttcaaatacacaaaaatgctggaaaaccaaagaatttgtggaacctgaaggatttttctgaagaacagcaggcggtttaactgttcaggacaaacaagggactcatgaacaactatcactaaccaaaaaaacacaactgtggatcattcagagaataacacagtattaagaatcaaggggatgtaaagttttttttcataaattaaGCTAATATTTTCTctaacatctttaatgtgaaatatcttattcaggtcagtactaaataaacaataacttgcatttagtatgatccctcttatattggtccaataattaacattttgcagattctgtaaacttttgatttcaatgtttattttaagtaatgaaaatatattttatggttttagtttttagttttagattGAGTTAAGTAGCCAATCGAGATTTGAACCTCACTACTGGAAAAGATTTTATCATACAAGCgtcactttcactttcttttctgGACAAAGAGTGTTAAACGTCCTCTGGTTTGATAATGCTCCTTCCTGTAATGCATTGCAGATGCAAATACAAAACAAAGCATTCAGGCGATCACTGAGTTCACTCATGCACAAATGCAAACAGTGGAAGTGAAATGAAACCCAATGGTCTGAGCTGTGTTTTCTGATGTTTCCTCATTCCAGGTCCTGCATGAAACCTTTCCACAGCACACGTTTCTCATGAACGGCCTCATTCAGGGCGTCAAGGTGAATCCAGTGCATCTGTTGTTGTTCAGTTGCGTGCATTTGATGTTTTGTGATTagtttggcttgagaaagccaacctactgatctgctacttaagctttttattattattctagaAGCACCAAACTCAGTGCAgttcttcagactgatctcacttaGTGAGCCCTAACTTTTCAGACTGATCCGACTTATAGTTTTCAtcaaattgaagattaaaaatcatcaaaatcccatagacttacattgagggaatgttcaaatgagccaacactattcaaactccaactgtcaaaatttaaatttaaaaatttaaatcccTTGAGAATCAGTCAAGCTTATCAACTATTtctaatttattcaaaattgtatctgatatttctaatctatttaactatctagcctagcctagcaattacaatcatgctagcaacttgctaatcatgttagaaacatgctaggcacttgtcagtcatgctaatgacatgtaaatacgtgctaatcatgctagaaacatgttagcaacttgataatcatgctagaaacatgttagaaacatgcaagcaacttgctaatcatgttagaaatatgttaatgatatgctagtaacttgtcagtcatgctaatgacatgtaaataacatgttaatcatgctagcaacttgctaatcatgttagaaacatgctagtaactggccagtcatgctaatgacatgtaaacacgtgttaatcatattagaaacatgttagcaacttgctaatcatgttagaaacatgctaatgacatgctagtaacttgtcagtcatgctaatgacatgtaaataacatgttaatcacgttagaaacatgctagcaacttgctaataatgttagaaacatgcaagcaacttgctaatcatgttagaaacatgctagaaacttgctaataatgctagtaactcgct
Above is a genomic segment from Garra rufa chromosome 15, GarRuf1.0, whole genome shotgun sequence containing:
- the LOC141286739 gene encoding spindlin-Z-like, whose translation is MECPYRSRMNQHRSKDTGVRGVSGGRSVMKKKSSHKHKHCSPVSASLSESIVGCRIKHKWKEDIYSPVSWWTGTVLVQVPVNSSLYLIKYDGVDCVYGLEIFKDERVQNLEISPGEIALFRVSDTRLADQLLGQPVVHLFETDDGTKDEWKGLVLSRAPSMPAWFFITYEKDPMLYMYQLMQDYKDGDLRILPDSDDSAEFREPGEVCDTLVGKQVECMNTDGTQRMGTVIQQVQAKPSIYFIKFDDDYHIYVYDMVGS